The Candidatus Binatia bacterium genome segment GTCCCGTATCGATGGGCCGACCGCGAAGGTCTGGGCGTTTCGGATCGCGCCGATGATCTCGAAGCCCATGAGCGTGGAGGACTTATCACCTGTGCATCGAGTGCGCTAACGGCTTGCGCGTGAGCCGCCGGCGCACCGGCGTTCGCGATTGGCAGCCAAGCTCACGCCGGTCGGCTCGACGCGCGGGTTGGGCAGAGCTTGTGCGATGCGTGTCATCAGCTACCTCGAAGAAGGTTCACGACCGCATCGACGATCTGCGTGAGCCACACCGGCTTCAATGCAGCAACCGGCGCCACAATCAGGTTGCGATTAGCGGTGAAGAGTTTGCCGGGTCGGGCATAGCTCGTGACACGAAGTGCCCCGGTAGTGAAGCTGACGTCCTCAAGCTTGATTGCGCGCGCGTCACCGTACGAGTTGCTTGTCACCTGGCACAGAATCCAATCCCCGCGACCGGCCCCGGCAAGTACGACAGCCGGACGCAACTTCGTCTGCGAGAGATCCGAGAACGGAAAGCGGACGAGAACTACCGCACCTGCTGTAGGTGCGACCACGCTTCGTCCTCCTCGGGTCGGTTCCAGTCCTCAGCAAGTGCCGCCTCACTGAGCAGCGCGCTCTCCGGCACGCCGGCACCGGGACGTTCCTCCAAGATGGTCACGAGCGCCCGCCGGGCGGCAGGAAGCTGGA includes the following:
- a CDS encoding type II toxin-antitoxin system PemK/MazF family toxin, translated to MVAPTAGAVVLVRFPFSDLSQTKLRPAVVLAGAGRGDWILCQVTSNSYGDARAIKLEDVSFTTGALRVTSYARPGKLFTANRNLIVAPVAALKPVWLTQIVDAVVNLLRGS